One genomic window of Candidatus Cloacimonadota bacterium includes the following:
- a CDS encoding MerR family transcriptional regulator, with product MLNDIKKLYYSIGEVSEILDVKKYVLRYWEQEFSSLSPSKNSAGNRVYKDKDIALLKLIKYLLYEKKYTIEGADELVQSMNRKQVEEFASSGKLPAEDSTDPREVENLKNVVRNIKTGLQEILKILDE from the coding sequence ATGCTAAATGACATTAAAAAATTGTATTACAGTATTGGTGAGGTTAGTGAAATTTTGGATGTCAAGAAGTATGTGCTGCGCTACTGGGAACAGGAGTTTTCATCGCTTTCCCCTTCCAAAAACAGTGCTGGTAACCGGGTCTATAAGGACAAAGATATTGCTCTGCTTAAACTGATCAAATATCTGCTTTATGAAAAAAAGTACACTATTGAAGGTGCTGATGAACTAGTCCAGAGTATGAATCGGAAACAGGTCGAAGAATTCGCCAGTTCGGGGAAATTGCCTGCTGAAGATAGCACTGATCCCCGGGAAGTTGAAAATCTGAAAAATGTTGTCAGGAATATTAAAACCGGTCTTCAGGAAATCCTGAAAATTTTGGATGAATAA